In one Alnus glutinosa chromosome 12, dhAlnGlut1.1, whole genome shotgun sequence genomic region, the following are encoded:
- the LOC133852478 gene encoding uncharacterized protein LOC133852478 has protein sequence MAKKKVTRQAKEHKEEEAAQTQDQSQTHQAKPMDDEPSKKLQNLKSLNSLLLKETFERRQQIESLEQAKQALEAKLTRSGKEKKALEAELTWVSEESFGLELEKSVVCAFWETQMVEIGAGFDGLVREKGEIEKVKCEREAEIGFLKKEANEQVANLEDERGRLSRVCRERDLLKNEIDGLVQESNGLRENVVEMEKRDKKNVEEIEKLKVECEGLLNEKSEREKAVGALKREKESVQGNLEQSVGVINSLRSEIEGVMRAKSEVERERTTQEVQIGELEKEVRELNGIVMTLRQEEEVLRAKVLELEKMIGEAMDKEKEMVMEINMLVEEKREKEQNIEKLKDQRDSVQRILDMTSKESEGRLQRIEELIREKNEIGEVKLTLESEIVEQNTEVDRLRNAISTLRESCRDEEEKNKQLVFEVGRFRDAFDRVTLEKDKVQKGFDEEKKKVKSMEVVVSEKEKRIEETVEELGQIKSERQNLIERNKAIESRVEVLMKEKELVQKKLVEAQRGIDDLRAKMESAGINSKRALGMMKNTAALVCHSTDDRDSKEEVVINEQKLEEEIQPYAVELDTIKNAFRNKEKMVEDMKKQLDFLQNSVAEAHRRKSFWTVVSSATTLVAAASVAYVARGR, from the coding sequence atggcgAAAAAGAAAGTGACCCGTCAAGCCAAAgaacacaaagaagaagaagccgcTCAAACCCAAGACCAAAGCCAAACCCACCAAGCCAAACCCATGGATGATGAGCCTTCCAAGAAGCTCCAGAACCTCAAGTCCCTCAACTCTCTGCTTCTCAAAGAAACCTTTGAGCGTAGACAACAGATTGAGTCCTTGGAGCAGGCCAAGCAGGCCTTGGAGGCAAAGTTGACTCGCTCTGGGAAGGAGAAGAAGGCGCTGGAGGCTGAGTTGACTTGGGTGAGTGAGGAGAGTTTTGGCTTGGAGTTGGAGAAGAGTGTGGTTTGTGCTTTTTGGGAGACCCAGATGGTTGAAATAGGTGCTGGGTTTGATGGGTTGGTGAGAGAGAAGGGTGAGATTGAGAAAGTGAAGTGTGAAAGAGAGGCTGAGATTGGGTTCTTAAAGAAAGAGGCCAATGAGCAAGTGGCTAATCTTGAGGATGAGAGAGGTAGGCTGAGCCGTGTGTGCCGAGAGAGGGATTTGCTTAAGAATGAGATTGATGGTCTGGTTCAGGAGTCAAATGGGTTGAGAGAAAATGTGGTTGAGATGGAGAAAAGAGACAAGAAAAATGTGGAAGAGATCGAAAAACTGAAAGTGGAATGTGAAGGGTTATTGAATGAAAAATCGGAGAGAGAAAAGGCCGTTGGGGCCTTGAAGAGGGAGAAAGAATCGGTCCAGGGGAATTTGGAGCAGTCGGTGGGGGTGATTAACAGTTTGAGAAGTGAGATTGAGGGGGTTATGAGGGCGAAGAGTGAGGTTGAGAGGGAGAGAACTACGCAAGAAGTCCAGATTGGTGAACTGGAGAAAGAAGTGAGGGAATTGAATGGGATTGTAATGACTTTGCGGCAGGAGGAGGAAGTTTTGCGCGCAAAAGTTTTGGAGTTGGAGAAAATGATTGGCGAAGCTATGGATAAGGAAAAAGAGATGGTAATGGAGATTAATATGTTGGTGGAAGAGAAGAGGGAGAAGGAACAGAATATTGAGAAGTTGAAAGATCAAAGGGATTCGGTTCAGAGGATTTTGGATATGACTAGCAAGGAATCAGAGGGTAGGCTGCAAAGGATCGAGGAATTGATTCGAGAGAAAAATGAGATTGGGGAAGTGAAGCTTACCCTAGAGAGTGAAATTGTTGAGCAGAATACAGAGGTTGATAGACTAAGGAATGCTATATCTACATTGCGGGAGTCTTGTAGagatgaagaagagaagaacaaaCAATTAGTGTTTGAAGTTGGTCGCTTTAGGGATGCTTTTGATCGAGTTACGCTTGAGAAAGATAAGGTGCAAAAGGGTTTTGatgaggagaaaaagaaagtgaaaagcaTGGAGGTAGTGGTTTcagagaaggagaagaggatTGAAGAAACTGTGGAAGAGTTGGGGCAGATAAAGAGTGAGCGTCAGAATCTGATTGAGAGAAATAAGGCGATAGAAAGCCGTGTGGAAGTtttgatgaaagaaaaagagttggTGCAGAAGAAACTTGTTGAAGCCCAACGAGgaattgatgatttgagggctAAAATGGAATCAGCAGGCATCAATTCGAAACGGGCATTGGGCATGATGAAGAACACGGCAGCATTGGTGTGTCATTCTACGGATGATAGGgatagtaaggaagaagtggTTATCAATGAGCAGAAGCTAGAGGAAGAAATCCAACCGTATGCGGTGGAGTTGGACACCATTAAGAACGCTTTCAGAAACAAGGAGAAGATGGTGGAGGATATGAAGAAACAGCTTGATTTTCTCCAGAACTCTGTGGCTGAGGCACATAGGAGGAAGAGTTTCTGGACCGTGGTTTCTTCTGCAACTACACTTGTTGCTGCAGCATCTGTTGCTTATGTTGCCAGAGGACGCTGA